The sequence below is a genomic window from Candidatus Polarisedimenticolia bacterium.
CGCCTCTTCCCGGGGAGGAGCGGGAGATAAGATCATCAGTGCGAGCACGACCAGGAGAGTGCGGTGCAGCATCCCCGCTTCAGGCGTCCCATCCGGCCGGCCGGTGCCGGTCCCGGAAGCCCAGCGTCTCTTCGAGAGCCGCGCCGGCGCGCAGCAGAGGCTGCTCACCGAAGGCGGGACCGATGAGCTGCAATCCGATCGGCAGCCCTTCGCGCGACAGGCCGCAGGGGAGGGAGAGAGCGGGAAGTCCCGCCAGGTTGATCGTGGCGGTGAAGATGTCCGAGAGGTACATCTGCAGCGGATCGTCGGTCTTGTCGCCGAAGCGGAAGGCGGTGGAAGGGGTCGTCGGCGTGGCGATCAAATCCACCTTCTCGAAAGCCCTCTCGAAATCCTGTCGCAGCAGGGTGCGGACCTTTTGCGCCTTGAGGTAATAAGCGTCGTAATAGCCGGAGCTCAGGACGTAGGTGCCCAGCATGATGCGTCGCTTCACTTCCTTTCCGAACCCGGCGTTGCGGCTGTGCCGGTACATGGAGGCCAGATCGCCCGCGTCCGGAGAGCGGAAGCCGTAGCGTGCCCCGTCATAGCGAGCCAGGTTCGAGGAGGCCTCCGCGGTGGCGATGATGTAGTAGGTCGGGATGGCGTAGTCGGTGTGGGGCAGGGACACCTCCTCCACCCGGGCGCCCAGCTCTTCCGCCCGCCGCAGCGCGGCGCGCACCGCCCCCGCAATCTCCGGGTCGAGCCCCGTCGGGAAGTACTCCCGCGGGATTCCGAGGCGCAGCGATTTCAACGGGGAGCCGGATTCACTCGTGAAGTCGGGGACCTCGACCGAGGCGGAAGTGGAATCGCGCGGATCACGGCCGGCGATAGCGCGCAGCGCCAGGCCGAGATCGGCCACCGAGCGGGCGAAGGGACCTATCTGATCCAGCGACGAGGCGAAAGCCACCAGCCCGTAGCGCGACACGCGGCCGTAAGTGCTCTTGAGACCGGCGACGCCGCAGAAGGCCGCCGGCTGCCGGATCGACCCTCCGGTGTCCG
It includes:
- the gatA gene encoding Asp-tRNA(Asn)/Glu-tRNA(Gln) amidotransferase subunit GatA — translated: MSDLHRHTADRILGLIRSREISAVEAVSACLDRIERLDGRLGAFRLVLKDDAMARARAIDVRLARGEDAGPLAGLPVAVKDVLTLRDHPTTCGSRILENFVSPYDATAIERLHDAGAVIVGKTNMDEFAMGSSTENSAYEKTRNPWDPDRVPGGSSGGSAAAVAAEMVPISLGTDTGGSIRQPAAFCGVAGLKSTYGRVSRYGLVAFASSLDQIGPFARSVADLGLALRAIAGRDPRDSTSASVEVPDFTSESGSPLKSLRLGIPREYFPTGLDPEIAGAVRAALRRAEELGARVEEVSLPHTDYAIPTYYIIATAEASSNLARYDGARYGFRSPDAGDLASMYRHSRNAGFGKEVKRRIMLGTYVLSSGYYDAYYLKAQKVRTLLRQDFERAFEKVDLIATPTTPSTAFRFGDKTDDPLQMYLSDIFTATINLAGLPALSLPCGLSREGLPIGLQLIGPAFGEQPLLRAGAALEETLGFRDRHRPAGWDA